The following is a genomic window from Chania multitudinisentens RB-25.
GCCCTGTGCGGTGATCGAAGGCGATCAGCAAACCAGCAATGATGCGGAGCGTATCCGTGCAACGGGTGTACCGGCAATTCAGGTGAACACCGGTAAGGGCTGCCACCTGGATGCGCAGATGGTACATGATGCGGCTCATCGGTTGCCCTTGCAGGACAACAGCCTGTTGTTTATTGAAAACGTCGGCAATCTGGTATGTCCTGCCAGTTTTGATCTGGGGGAGAGGCATAAAGTGGCGTTGCTCTCGGTCACCGAAGGAGAGGATAAGCCACTCAAATATCCGCATATGTTTGCTGCCGCAACGCTGATGATTATCAATAAAATCGATCTACTGCCTTATGTCGATTTCTCGGTTGAGCAATGTATTAACTATGCTCGGCAGGTTAATCCAGCCATTCAGGTTATTACCCTGTCGGCCACCAGCGGCGAAGGAATGGATCTCTGGCTCGACTGGTTGGAGGAGCAGTAATGTGTCTCGGTGTACCCGGTAAAGTGATTAGCGTTGGCGAAGATCTGCATCAATTGGCAACGGTCGATGTCTGCGGTGTGTCGCTCAGGGTTAACATTGCGCTGGTGTGTGAAGATTCACCGCAGGCGCTGATCGGCCAGTGGGTATTGGTACACGTCGGGTTCGCCATGAGCCTGCTCGATGAACAGGAGGCGTTGGAGATGCTCGCTGCGTTGGAGCAACTGCGCGCGGTCGGGCTCGAACGGCCGATGCCGGAGGGCAAAGATGCGCTACATTGATGAATTCCGCGATCCGGCGCTGACCGAAGCACTATTGCAACGCATTGCACAACTGATGCTCTTGATGCCTGAACGGCAGCAGCTACCGCTGCAAATCATGGAGGTCTGCGGCGGCCATACCCATGCGATTTTCAAATTCGGGCTCGATCGGTTGTTGCCGGATAACCTGGAGTTTATCCACGGGCCGGGTTGCCCGGTATGCGTTTTGCCGATGGGGCGCATCGATAGCTGCCTGGAGATTGCCGCGCACCCTGAGGTGATTTTCTGCACCTATGGCGACGCTATGCGCGTGCGTGGGCGCCATGGATCGCTGCTGGATGCTCGGCGGCAGGGTGCCGATATTCGAGTGGTGTACTCACCGTTGGATGCCCTGCAACTGGCGGCAGACAATCCACAGCGCGAAGTGGTGTTTTTCGGCCTGGGTTTCGAAACCACCATGCCCGCCAGCGCCCTGACTTTGCAACAGGCGCGGCGGCGCAGCCTGACTAACTTCAGCCTGTTTTGCCAGCATATTACCCTGATCCCCACTTTGCGCAGCCTGTTACAGCAACCTGATGTACGGATTGACGGTTTTCTGGCCCCAGGCCACGTCAGCATGGTGATCGGTAATGCGCCTTATGGTTTTATCGCTGAGAATTACCATAAACCGCTGGTGGTTACGGGGTTTGAACCGTTGGATATTCTGCAAGGGTTGTTGATGCTGCTGGAACAACTGCATGCTGGCCGTAGCGCGGTTGAGAATCAGTACCGGCGTATTGTGCCGGAGCAGGGCAACCGCCTGGCACAGCAGGCGTTGGCAGAGGTGTTTTGCCTGAAGGCGAGCAGCGAATGGCGTGGTTTGGGGGAAATTGCCCATTCCGGCGTACAGCTCACGCCGGGTTATGCCGAGTTTGACGCCGAACGGCGTTTTCACCCCCAGGCACAGCAGGTGGCGGACGATCCGCGTTCGCGCTGTGGCGAGGTGCTAACCGGGCGTTGCAAGCCGGACGCCTGCCCGCTGTTTGGTAAACAATGCACGCCAAGTAATGCTTTTGGTGCGCTGATGGTGTCATCGGAAGGGGCCTGTGCGGCTTATTATCAATACCGCAGGGAGACGGCCTGATGCTCAAACTGAATGAGGAACGCGAAATCACGCTGGCGCACGGCAGCGGCGGGCGGGCGATGCAAGGCCTGATTGAGGAATTATTCTTGCAGGCTTTTGCCAATCCGGCGTTGAATGCGCGAGAAGATCAGGCGTGTATTGCGCTGAGCGAGCTGTGTGCAGCAGGAGATCGGTTGGCGGTTTCAACTGACAGTTACGTGATCGATCCGATTTTCTTCCCCGGTGGCGATATCGGCAAGCTGGCAGTGTGCGGCACCGCCAACGATGTGGCGGTCAGCGGCGCGCGGCCGCGCTACCTGAGCTGCGGCCTGATCCTGGAGGAAGGGTTGCCGTTTGCCACGCTGGCGCGCATTGTCCAGTCGATGGCCGCCACGGCACAGCAGGATGGGATGCAGATCGTGACCGGTGATACCAAAGTGGTTCCCCGTGGCGCGGCAGACAAGATTTTCATCAATACTACCGGCTTTGGGGCGATTCCGAACAATATTGATTGGGGCGTACATCAGATTCGCCAGGGCGACAGCATTATCGTCAGTGGCACACTGGGTGACCATGGCGCGACCATTCTTAACCTGCGTGAAGGGTTGGGTTTGGCAAGCGAGTTAGGCAGCGATTGCGCTTTGCTGGCACCGCTGATTGCGCCGTTGCTAAATATCCCAGGGGTGAGGGCGCTGCGAGATGCCACACGCGGCGGCGTGACGGCGGTGTTGCATGAGTTTGCCGCCGCCAGCGGCTGCGGCATGGAGATCCTTGAGGCGGCGTTGCCGTTGAAGCCGGCGGTGCGCGGGATGTGTGAATTATTGGGGCTGGATGCGTTGAATTTTGCCAATGAAGGCAAGCTGGTGCTGGTGGTAGCGCCAGAAGCGGAGGCTGAGGTGTTGGCTGCGTTACATCAGCACCCGCTGGGGCGGGATGCTGCGGTGATTGGCCATACTCTAGAACGACAGCAGGTAAATGTGGTGGGATTGTTTGGGGTTTCCCGCCGTTTGGATCTGCCGTTGGATGAGCCTTTACCGAGAATTTGTTAGTTGGAATGACTTTTAAGCAAGGCTTCAAGCATTGCAATAGCTCAAGTGAGCACGGATGTTGATGCCATTGAAGGCGCCGAACGGAGACGCAGCGCATAGGCGAAACCGCCATGGACGGCGGTTTCAGGCGAGACAGGCAGGGACGCCTGTCGTAGCCGGCCGTGATGCGCTGTGGCGCAGTGAGGGTAACCGCGCAGCGGTCGCCTGATATGGCAAGGGCCGGGGTGCAGGGGGCTGGCTCTTGAGCCCCCTGCTCGGGCGCGTTCAGCAAGACGTTAGGATGAATACCCAATCTTTAGCGACCGAAAATGATGCCTATCTCAACCTATGAGCAAGAAACAACAACCAACAGCAATGGCCTCTGCCTGCGGGTAAAGGGCAAAGTGCAAGGAGTGGGATTTCGCCCTTACGTTTGGCTGCTGGCGCGGCAGTTCGAGCTACGCGGTGACGTCAGTAACGACGGCGCGGGCGTGATCATTCGGCTGTGGCAATCGGCCAGGGTGGCAGAATTTCTACGCGTCTTGCCATTACAATGCCCGCCGTTGGCGCGGGTCGACAGCGTCAGCCAGCAGCCCCTGCATTGGCCGCAAGAGCCGTTGGATTTCACCATCGCCAGCAGCGGTGTCGGGCAGCCAGATACCCATATTGTGGCCGATGCTGCCACCTGTGAAGCCTGCCTGGCCGAGTTGAATTCGCCGCAAAACCGGCGCTATCGCTACCCGTTTATCAACTGCACCCACTGCGGCCCGCGTTTTACCATCATTCGGCAGATCCCCTACGATCGCCCCAATACTTCAATGCAGCCTTTCCCGCTGTGCGCGGCCTGCCAGGCGGAGTATGACGATCCAGCCGACCGTCGGTTTCACGCGCAGCCTAATGCTTGCCCAGTCTGCGGCCCACAACTGTGGTTGAGCGATGCCAGCGGCAACATTGTCGCCAGCGCTGACGAGGCATTGCAACAGGCTACTCAGGTGCTGATGGCAGGCGAGATCTTAGCGATCAAAGGCATTGGCGGTTTTCATCTGGCTTGCGATGCGACCAATCCGGCAGCGGTACAACGCCTGCGTTTGCGTAAACGTCGCCCGGCCAAGCCTCTGGCGGTGATGATCCCGGATGCTGGCTGGTTGGCAGCTTGCGTTCAGGTGGTGGATTTCGTGCCGTTGCTTGAACTGCTGCGCAGCCCGGCAGCCCCGGTGATATTGGTTCCTACGCATCCTGATGGCCCATTGTGCCGTGAAATTGCCCCAGGGCTGCGGGAAGTGGGCGTGATGTTGCCCGCCAATCCGTTACAACACTTATTGCTCCAGCAAATTGCCCGCCCACTGGTGATGACCTCTGGCAATGTGTCGGGTAAACCCCCGGCGCTGACCAACTCACAGGCGTTTGATGAATTGAGCGGCATTGCTGATGCTTGGCTGCTGCATGACCGCGAGATCGTACAACGTGCCGACGATACGGTGCTGCGGTTGAACGAACAAGGCACTGAAATGCTGCGCCGCGCGCGTGGCTATGTGCCCGATGCGCTGGCATTGCCGCCCGGCTTTGCCGTGCAGGCACCAATTCTGGCGCTGGGTGCCGATACCAAAAACACCTTTTGCCTGCTGTGGGATGATCGGGCAGTGGTCAGCCAGCATCTTGGTTCATTAGCCGATGAGGCGACCCGGCAGCAGCAACAGCAACTGATCGCGTTATTCGGTGAGATCTACGGCGTGGTGCCGCAGACGATCGTTATCGACGCTCATCCTGGTTATCTCAGCCATCAGCAGGGGAAAGCACTGGCTGAGCGTTTGGCAATTCCCTATGTGACAGCGTTCCACCACCATGCTCATTTGGTCAGTTGTTTGGCCGAGCATGCCTGGCCGCGTGACGGTGGCAAGGTGATCGGGCTGGCGTTGGATGGCTTGGGCTACGGCATAGATGGACAACTGTGGGGGGGCGAATGCCTGCTGGTGGATTATCAGCATTGTGAATATGTAGGTGGATTACCTGCGGTGGCGTTGCCGGGAGGCGATCTGGCGGCGCACCAGCCGTGGCGTAACCTGCTGGCGCATCTGCTGCGTTTTGTACCTGGCTGGCTGGCATTGCCGGAAGCGGCAGGTATCCCGCAGCCGCAGGGTAGCGTGCTGGCACGGGCAATTGAACGCCAGATCAATGCTCCGCAGACCTCCTCCACCGGGCGGCTGTTTGATGCGGTGGCGGCTGCGCTGCAAATTGTCCCGCAACAGATTTCTTGGGAGGGCGAAGCCGCCTGCTTGCTGGAGGCGCTGGCGCAGCAAAGCCCGCATCATCGGCCACCGGTTTCTTTGCCGCTGTGCGGCCAACAACTGGATTTAGCCACCTTCTGGCAGCAGTGGCTGAGTTATCGGGCTACGCCAGCACAACGAGCTTATGCATTCCATTGGGCACTGGCGCAAGGGTTTGCCGCATTGGCCCGGCGGGCGGCGCAGCATTACGGTATCCACACCATCGCGCTGTCTGGCGGGGTCTTGCATAACGTGCTGTTGCGACGACTGCTGGTGCAGCAATTGACGGGGTTGCAAATATTGCTGCCGTCGCAATGGCCCGCTGGGGATGGCGGTTTGGCGTTGGGGCAGGCGTTGATTGCCGCAGCGCGCTAGGCGTTTTTTATGATTTTTTATGAGGATGAATAACAGGTGATCACTATGCGTATTAATGTCAAAGCTGTGGCTGTATCGGTACTGGCGCTGTTTCCGTTGCTGGCTTGCGCCCATGTTGGGAACGATGGCGGTACTCATCACGTTTTAAGCTTCACCGAAGGTTTTATCCATCCGCTGACCGGAATGGATCATCTGGTGGCGATGGTTCTGGTGGGGATCTGGAGTGCCATGCGCACCCAAAAATGGTGGCTGGCTCCGCTGGTATTTGCCGGTTTACTGTTGGCTGGTGCGCTGATTGGCATGGCTGGCGTGGTGGTGCCTGGTACTGAATTCATCGTTGCTGCCTCGTTGTTGGGTATTGGGCTGATGGTGGCTCTGCGGCTGAAATTGCGTGCGGCAAGCGGGGCTTTGATCATTGGCGCGTTTGCGGTTTTCCACGGTTTGGCCCATGGCGCAGAACTCTCTCATTCGGCAGCGGCGCTGTCTGGTATGGTGTTCGCCACTGCCACGTTGCACCTATTGGGATTAGGGATCGGCTATCTGTTAATCGTTTCCGCTGCGAATCCGTGGTGGTCGCGGTTGATTGGTGGTGGTTCTTCTATTTTGGGGCTGGGGCTATTGGCTGGCATAATTTGATTGAAAGGAATAACTCGGTAACGCTGAAAGGTTTGTGCCTGCAAAAAGGAGCTGGCACAAATCGGTTGTTGGATATAAAGATGCCAGCTAAAGGAAGACTGCCTCATGTTTATGGTGCAGTTTGCCGGCAAACAATGCTTCTATCTTTAAAGAAACTGAATACCTTTCTCTACCAAACGTTCAGGGATATAGTTATCCAGATGTGTCTGTTTACAATATTCCTCAAACTGTTGGAGTGTATGTACATCTGCTTTTTGATAAATATTGTATACCCTGTTTTCAATGGTCTTATTACTGAGGGTATATAACTTTGCAATTTCCTTGATCGTGTATCTTTGCAGCAGCAAAAATATAACGTCAAGCTCTGATTGAGTAAAAATCTGAGTATCGAATTCGGTTGTTAAAATACTGGGTTTGCGGCGGTTAATGTATCTCCGTGGGGAAAGTGTATCCAACTGCCTGGCATTCCACATGATCCCAATCAATCTTGCTTTATCATTGTATAGGGGCAATTTTTCGCTGATAAAAGGCATCAGGCTGTCTTTTCCATACCAATAGTGTGTTTCTATGACCGCCACCCGATCCCGAGATCCTTCGGTACGGCGATCATGTTCTTTCAGTTCTGGAGCGAACTCAACCCAATCGGTAGGAAATTCGTCGTCAAGCTTCCCTTCTATATCAAAACTGAGTGGTGTATTGGTATAAAGATAGGCCGCTTTGTTCATATAAAGATGGCGTGAGGACAAATCCTTGATACCCCATGGTTGGTTTAAATGCTCCATCATGGTAATGAACCCATTTAAATAAAGTTGATTATTGTTATGGTATATATTCATAGCGTCTTCGGCTCTGGGCATAGGATCGTGGCCATATCCTTTTTTATCATGCGTATTACTATACCAAAGACATTCTCTGTCTGGAGGGGGGAGACGTGTTCTTTACATTGATACGTAATAAATTACCATGCTAATGATTTCAATATTAACCAAAAGCATTAATTAATTTCATTGGCTACCATTTATAATAATTTATTGCAAGGGTGATTTTCACCTGTTAGTATCATCAACAAAAGCGCTTATGCCGCTTGTAATTAAGGAGGTGGTTGTACATTAAACCTCCAAATCATCAGTTTATTACACCGTGCCGCACCAGGGGAAACACTGTCGTTATCACAACGTTTCAGAAGAACCCGCCGTAAAGGGTTTCAGCAGCGTTGTGGAGCTTCAGCGTTTCCGGTGTTTTCATACCTTAATATTCCTTATCATACTTAA
Proteins encoded in this region:
- the hypB gene encoding hydrogenase nickel incorporation protein HypB, encoding MCTTCGCASGEKTIEGDDYHGHDNDHHHAHHHHGHAGQAITIHHHHHYYHQGDVHHHYASVEALPFAPEVQQHSQDLHYGHGAAGSHAPGIGQRRLLQIEQDVLSKNNHLAAHNREHFAAQNILVLNLVSSPGSGKTSLLTTTLQYLADKVPCAVIEGDQQTSNDAERIRATGVPAIQVNTGKGCHLDAQMVHDAAHRLPLQDNSLLFIENVGNLVCPASFDLGERHKVALLSVTEGEDKPLKYPHMFAAATLMIINKIDLLPYVDFSVEQCINYARQVNPAIQVITLSATSGEGMDLWLDWLEEQ
- the hypF gene encoding carbamoyltransferase HypF produces the protein MMPISTYEQETTTNSNGLCLRVKGKVQGVGFRPYVWLLARQFELRGDVSNDGAGVIIRLWQSARVAEFLRVLPLQCPPLARVDSVSQQPLHWPQEPLDFTIASSGVGQPDTHIVADAATCEACLAELNSPQNRRYRYPFINCTHCGPRFTIIRQIPYDRPNTSMQPFPLCAACQAEYDDPADRRFHAQPNACPVCGPQLWLSDASGNIVASADEALQQATQVLMAGEILAIKGIGGFHLACDATNPAAVQRLRLRKRRPAKPLAVMIPDAGWLAACVQVVDFVPLLELLRSPAAPVILVPTHPDGPLCREIAPGLREVGVMLPANPLQHLLLQQIARPLVMTSGNVSGKPPALTNSQAFDELSGIADAWLLHDREIVQRADDTVLRLNEQGTEMLRRARGYVPDALALPPGFAVQAPILALGADTKNTFCLLWDDRAVVSQHLGSLADEATRQQQQQLIALFGEIYGVVPQTIVIDAHPGYLSHQQGKALAERLAIPYVTAFHHHAHLVSCLAEHAWPRDGGKVIGLALDGLGYGIDGQLWGGECLLVDYQHCEYVGGLPAVALPGGDLAAHQPWRNLLAHLLRFVPGWLALPEAAGIPQPQGSVLARAIERQINAPQTSSTGRLFDAVAAALQIVPQQISWEGEAACLLEALAQQSPHHRPPVSLPLCGQQLDLATFWQQWLSYRATPAQRAYAFHWALAQGFAALARRAAQHYGIHTIALSGGVLHNVLLRRLLVQQLTGLQILLPSQWPAGDGGLALGQALIAAAR
- a CDS encoding HupE/UreJ family protein; its protein translation is MRINVKAVAVSVLALFPLLACAHVGNDGGTHHVLSFTEGFIHPLTGMDHLVAMVLVGIWSAMRTQKWWLAPLVFAGLLLAGALIGMAGVVVPGTEFIVAASLLGIGLMVALRLKLRAASGALIIGAFAVFHGLAHGAELSHSAAALSGMVFATATLHLLGLGIGYLLIVSAANPWWSRLIGGGSSILGLGLLAGII
- a CDS encoding helix-turn-helix transcriptional regulator, whose protein sequence is MNIYHNNNQLYLNGFITMMEHLNQPWGIKDLSSRHLYMNKAAYLYTNTPLSFDIEGKLDDEFPTDWVEFAPELKEHDRRTEGSRDRVAVIETHYWYGKDSLMPFISEKLPLYNDKARLIGIMWNARQLDTLSPRRYINRRKPSILTTEFDTQIFTQSELDVIFLLLQRYTIKEIAKLYTLSNKTIENRVYNIYQKADVHTLQQFEEYCKQTHLDNYIPERLVEKGIQFL
- the hypD gene encoding hydrogenase formation protein HypD, which produces MRYIDEFRDPALTEALLQRIAQLMLLMPERQQLPLQIMEVCGGHTHAIFKFGLDRLLPDNLEFIHGPGCPVCVLPMGRIDSCLEIAAHPEVIFCTYGDAMRVRGRHGSLLDARRQGADIRVVYSPLDALQLAADNPQREVVFFGLGFETTMPASALTLQQARRRSLTNFSLFCQHITLIPTLRSLLQQPDVRIDGFLAPGHVSMVIGNAPYGFIAENYHKPLVVTGFEPLDILQGLLMLLEQLHAGRSAVENQYRRIVPEQGNRLAQQALAEVFCLKASSEWRGLGEIAHSGVQLTPGYAEFDAERRFHPQAQQVADDPRSRCGEVLTGRCKPDACPLFGKQCTPSNAFGALMVSSEGACAAYYQYRRETA
- the hybG gene encoding hydrogenase maturation factor HybG, with product MCLGVPGKVISVGEDLHQLATVDVCGVSLRVNIALVCEDSPQALIGQWVLVHVGFAMSLLDEQEALEMLAALEQLRAVGLERPMPEGKDALH
- the hypE gene encoding hydrogenase expression/formation protein HypE, with translation MQGLIEELFLQAFANPALNAREDQACIALSELCAAGDRLAVSTDSYVIDPIFFPGGDIGKLAVCGTANDVAVSGARPRYLSCGLILEEGLPFATLARIVQSMAATAQQDGMQIVTGDTKVVPRGAADKIFINTTGFGAIPNNIDWGVHQIRQGDSIIVSGTLGDHGATILNLREGLGLASELGSDCALLAPLIAPLLNIPGVRALRDATRGGVTAVLHEFAAASGCGMEILEAALPLKPAVRGMCELLGLDALNFANEGKLVLVVAPEAEAEVLAALHQHPLGRDAAVIGHTLERQQVNVVGLFGVSRRLDLPLDEPLPRIC